In the genome of Erinaceus europaeus chromosome 8, mEriEur2.1, whole genome shotgun sequence, one region contains:
- the LOC103121170 gene encoding hyaluronidase PH-20-like, producing the protein MGMLRFKYIFFRSFVGLNGTSQAVFIILLFPTCFSEDFRAKPIFADVPYLWVWNAPTEFCFMRHNVTIDLSFFPLVGSPQKGLIGQRVTLFSVDKLGYYPHVDAKNQSHHGGIPQEGNLKDHLTKATTDINHYLPNDHAGMAVIDWEEWRPLWERNWKPKDIYKLLSVELVKQNNVGIDDTLANNKAKLEFESAGRAFMIETLKLGRRLRPKHYWGYYLFPDCNNHHYNKADYDGHCPDLEKQRNNELNWLWNESTALYPSIYLNTRLNSTPQATLFARNRIWEAIRVSGVRNAQDPLPIFIYTRPVFTDASGEYLPEHDLVSTIGESVALGASGIIMWGSLNLTQTVQTCMKLNNYLKTTLNPYIINVTLAAKMCSQVLCYDQGLCTRKNWDSNDYLHLDPAHFSIEFGRCERFIVNGEPTLADFYNFSRYFKCSCYSNVKCKERSDIRTVELVHVCVNDDLCITSYIKAKSSKNHTKWKRNLYNSSSSVSSSALPATLVSWERP; encoded by the exons ATGGGAATGCTAAGGTTCAAGTACATATTCTTTAGGAGCTTTGTTGGGCTTAATGGAACATCTCAGGCAGTGTtcatcatccttctgtttccaacGTGTTTCAGTGAGGATTTCAGAGCAAAACCTATATTCGCAGACGTTCCTTACCTTTGGGTCTGGAATGCCCCAACTGAATTTTGTTTTATGAGACATAATGTGACAATAGATCTGAGTTTCTTCCCTTTAGTAGGAAGCCCACAGAAAGGTCTCATAGGACAAAGAGTTACATTATTTTCTGTTGATAAACTTGGATACTATCCTCATGTAGATGCAAAAAACCAAAGTCACCATGGAGGAATTCCCCAGGAGGGAAACCTAAAAGACCACTTAACTAAAGCTACAACTGACATAAATCACTACCTTCCAAATGATCACGCGGGTATGGCTGTCATTGATTGGGAAGAATGGAGACCTCTCTGGGAAAGAAACTGGAAACCTAAAGATATTTACAAGCTGTTGTCTGTTGAACTGGTTAAGCAAAATAATGTAGGTATTGATGACACACTAGCCAACAATAAGGCCAAATTAGAATTTGAAAGTGCAGGAAGAGCTTTCATGATAGAGACTTTAAAACTTGGAAGAAGGCTCAGACCAAAACACTATTGGGGCTATTATCTTTTTCCTGACTGTAACAATCATCATTATAATAAAGCTGATTATGATGGACATTGCCCTGATttagaaaagcaaagaaacaatgaactcaactgGTTGTGGAATGAGAGCACTGCCCTTTATCCATCCATTTATTTGAATACCAGGTTAAACTCTACTCCTCAAGCTACACTCTTTGCTAGAAATCGTATTTGGGAAGCCATTCGGGTTTCTGGAGTTCGCAATGCTCAAGACCCACTTCCGATTTTTATATATACCCGTCCCGTTTTTACTGATGCATCTGGAGAATACCTTCCCGAG CATGATCTTGTGAGTACAATTGGTGAAAGTGTTGCTCTTGGTGCCTCTGGAATTATAATGTGGGGAAGTCTCAATTTAACCCAGACTGTG CAAACTTGCATGAAATTAAATAATTACTTGAAGACCACACTTAATCCTTACATAATCAACGTCACCCTGGCAGCCAAAATGTGTAGCCAAGTGCTCTGTTATGATCAAGGATTATGCACAAGGAAAAACTGGGATTCAAATGATTATCTTCACTTAGACCCAGCACATTTTTCCATTGAATTTGGACGTTGTGAAAGATTCATAGTAAACGGGGAGCCGACACTTGcagatttttataatttttctagATACTTTAAATGCAGCTGTTATTCCAATGTTAAGTGTAAAGAGAGAAGTGATATTCGAACTGTTGAACTTGTTCATGTATGTGTTAATGATGATCTGTGCATAACATCATATATAAAGGCAAAATCCAGTAAGAATCATACCAAATGGAAAAGGAATCTCTATAACTCTTCTAGCAGTGTTTCATCTTCTGCACTGCCTGCCACACTTGTCTCCTGGGAAAGGCCCTAG